CGGATTTTCCTTCGCCATTCAAATCGTTACTTATTGAATATGCTAAAAACTAACCTCTACTAATAAAAAAAGGTACAGAGACATGGAAACTTGCATTACACCATTGCCAGAGGCAAGCAGTGAAGAGGAAGTTGCTGGTGGTGCACTGGAGAAATGGCCGGAACGTGCATTTGCAGTGCCTCCAAGGATTAGTAGTGGCTCAATACCAGGCATAACTGCTGAGAAATTCCAGGAGGATAACCACGTATGGAAGGAGAGGGTGTCCCATTACAAGCGGATTATTAGTCCCTTAACCCAAGGACGATACAGGAATGTGATGGACATGAATGCTTACCTTGGTGGATTCGCTGCAGCTCTCGCAAAATATCCTTTGTGGGTTATGAATGTAGTTCCTGCCAAATCAGAAAAAGATACATTAGGCATAATCTATGAAAGGGGATTCATTGGTACATATCAGGACTGGTGTGAGGCCTTCTCAACTTATCCAAGAACCTATGATCTCATCCATGCTGACAATGTATTCAGTATTTATCAGGACAGGTAAGAATCTTAAATGGTTCGTATACTTGCAACGATTGATATCTTGATTTCTGAAAGGTTGAATGTGTGTTTTGGATGTTTTTGTATTGAAGGTGTGATATCACTTACATTTTGCTGGAGATGGATAGAATCCTGAGGCCAGACGGGACAGTTGTGTTCAGGGATACAGTAGAGATCCTTGTGAAGATCAAGAGTATAACAGATGGTATGAGATGGAAGAGCCAGATTATGGACCATGAAAGTGGACCTTTTAATCCAGAGAAAATTCTTGTTGCTGTCAAAACCTATTGGACTGCTGAACCTCAAAAATCACAACTACTGTAGTAGATATGATAGGATCTTTCTCtacttttcttctcctttctttcATGGTCATTTCAATCTGCCAAATGTCGTGGAATTACTGTGTTCACTCAGAATTTTGATCCAATGAAACTCTTCCTACTAAATGGGAAGAGGATAGGTTTACTAATCGAGTCATGTATTGTTTTAAGATGCTGAAATGGAAATTAAGAATTTTCTTTCAACTTGGAACTTCAAGTTTCCAATTAACCATTATAATACTGGTAGAGTATGATGCTAGATGCTTACAGAAACCCTCTTCTGTGCTCTCCAAGATCCATGCTCGACTTGCTTTATGTACTGTTACCAgaaaaaaggggggaaaaggaagaaaagtggTCAATCTGCGTTTAATTTAATGATGCGGATGTAGACAAATGACACCCGAGTCATTAGTTCGTGTGGTATAGATGGCGTGTATCATTATGATAACTAGAATTCGAATCTCTTCTCccatttcaaaagaaaactaCATATAAACTGTGGTTACTTCTAGTGCAGACCCTTTACCCACTCTTTTTAACCCTAGTGATCTAAACCAATATAATCCAAGTTGCCAAAAAAAGCCAAATaagcaaacatatatattccttTCAAACCGACAGAAAGAAtttgattaaaaataattaattctaACACAATTTGAGGATCTTATATAGTATTGCTTGCATCACAACAATATGTCCAATTACTTTCAGCCAAAGACTTTTCAAGCATAGCATATGAATGACAAAAATGAATACACATACTCATTTataaataacataaataaatacaGTAGTGTATTTCTATTGATTTTCTAACCGATTctaaaattttgagataaaacCTTGGCTGATAATGACTACCACAAAACTTCAAACTCATGAAAAAGGGttcaaaatttagggtttaaaatttagAGTCTTCGCAAGtggtgttgtgttgtgttggtgggagggagggagggactATTTATATATGCTAAAAGGAGTAAGTCCATGGTGGGAGAGGTTTTGGTGAATATGCTCCAAAGACTTTCATACATCATTGTTGTCAAATGTCgacaaaacataaatataaattccAAAGGGTATAAAACTATTTTTCTTTGACTTCAATACTATCTATAAAAcaccataaaaaataaatctcTTCCATTCCTCATCTACACTCTTTGTGGTTTTTGTCATAAAATTTGAGGATTGGTTAGATTTGGCACAAGTTTTTAGAACAATCTAACCGTGATTGAATGATCATCAGTCTTTGGCTCGTAAAACAAACAATGCTTCTACCAAAGAGGTGTAGTCCGGTTGCTTGAGTGATAAGGTGTGAGATTCACCAAAAGTAaatgtcacaactcacaagtttTACTCCCACCAAGAGCTCCCTTAAAGGTATATTCTCACGATAATTATAGGTAGTGTTACAACAATAATGATAAGTAAATCAAGTCAAGCCTCTTGCCAGAGTGGTCTGATGTCCCGATAATGGTTAGTAAGCCCAATCAAATCTTTTGCCGGAGTGGTCTGATGACCCGAGATTTGGATCTGGCCCAGTTGTCACAAAGAGTTGGGGTCcctccaatattaaaaaaaaatgtttatggAGGTGAATAAATggtgtgattttttttaaataaaatgattTGATTCTTGCTGTTTGTATATATTTGAGTATATAAAAAATGACTTAAATAGTTAAATTAATTACTCGTTGTAAGTAATATAAGTAGtagtaaataaataataattatagaaAATATTTGTGTGGGGATGAAGTCAGAATTCATTATTCATCACATAAAAGTGTGCGTCCAAGTAGAGGAATAAGAGGTTATGTTACCGAAAAGACAACGAAAGGACCTCTCTTTCTGATGATTCCTCCTCATCTTTCTTTCTACTGTCAGTCTTCTGTTATTGGGTATTTGTTCTTTGTGTAGCGTGAAGAGGAGGCGGTAGTAGTAGTTGAGGTTTTTGTTCTTGGGTTGTTGAGATTCGGAGTTTTGATTGCCAAAAATCGAGTCTTTGGTATTGATATATACGTCGATTTGAGAAGTGGGTCAAGGGATCGGTGGGCAGTAATGGAGAATTCGGCGGAGCAATCGCCGCAGAAGGTTGAGGAGGAAGTGGGGAGAGTGGTCGAGCTGGCAAAGGAGCTCCAGGATTCGGCGTCGACGTACATATCGAGGACTTTCAGCGATGAGAATTCTCTGCGGCAGCGTGCTCTCTCGCTCGAATCTTCCGTCCGCCGCCTCCGCTCCCTCCTTGATTCCCTCCTCTCCAACAAGCTAATCGATCCCAAGCTCGCTGATAAGCTCGACGATGATTTGCAGAGAGCCAGGTGTCTTCTCCATGATGGTGATGCCGCAACTTTTCTTCCTTCCAAGCCACAGGGTACCTGCTGTTTCATTATCTTATACTTAAATCATAAATACATACTTTTTGCTGTTGATTTCAATTGggtttttttaatttgctaaaTTGTTGATTGGTTCTGCTCTTCTCTGCTATGCGCAACAGCTGCCTTTCTGAGAATGTTTTTGGGTCCTATCAATGTGCGTGCCTCCCGCAAAGACGTCCAATTGAAGGTCAAAGAGGAGTACAACAGTTACAGGGTGAGTGCCTCCTGTTTATTATAGGCTTTAAAATTTGGAAGAGACTCATGTTTTGTATTGAAATCTCTTTTAATTCATCAGGATAGAACAGCGCTGCTGTTCCTTATTTTTCCAGCAACTCTGCTGATTCTGAGGTCTTGGATCTGGAATGGTTGCTTTCCCACATTTCCAGTTCAGTTGTACCAGGTATTTCATGATCACTCTTTCTGCATTTTCGTTTGTGAATGGTTGCTAGTTTCgtaattgacttttttttttcttcttaataaCCTTTTGCCAGGCGTGGCTGTTGTTCCTCTACACTGGTTTGGCTTTGAGAGAGAACATTTTGAGAGTTAATGGAAGTGATATCCGTCTCTGGTAAATTTTCTTGGAGTCTAAATACTTGTAACCACTCTGTTTGGTCTCGGTGATTTTTGCTTTCTTGGAAGTGACCAACCATATCTATCTCTGGCTTCCATTTGTTCCTTTACAGATGGTCACTGCACATTTTTATTTGTATGTGTGTGCGCATAGCCTCTATACCTTTCTCATGGTAGCTTATGGGCTAGCTGTTCATGACAATTGACATGTCACATGATACAATTATACTTGAGATGCACAAAGAACCCAAGGTTGTGTTCCTTTTCAGAATTGAATTGATGCTTTAGCTTGATCTGGATAGAGCACATTGGATATTCCTTTTAGCTTCCTCCATGATGCATAAGAAGCATGTATCCTTGAATTTCCATTGGTGATCATggtataaaactataaatacTTCCAGGCAAGAGCCAATAGTAATACTCAAAAAATGAATATGGATGAAATAAGAATGTTTTCTCTTGATGTGCAGGAAAACAACAAAGGATTGGATAACAAATAATACAAATCGGTTTAGGGTACTAGTAGCTCTAGTTGAAGATAAATTTGTAAGATGGTTTTGGCATGTTCAGTGCAAAGATTGTGATCCTCTGGTTATAAGGTCGAGAAAACTCAAGTAGGAGATAGTAAAGTGAGACAATGTAGGCCAAGAAGGCATTGTTGGATATGATAAATAAGCACACGAATGGTATTCCTTTGGTAAAGAGCATAGCTTTGGAATAAACTAAATTCTTGTATGGATTCATGTAGTTGACTCCCGAATGTTTGTTGAAAAGACTTCAATGATACGATTATGAAgggaataataattaattactcAAATTTGGTTTATCTGTTTGTTCATTCAATGTCATTTGTCATGTGTTTGTGGTGGAAATTGTTTCCTCTTTGCCCATACCGACAGGTCTTTAAATTTCTCTGCTTCTCTTATTTCTATATTCTTAGTGTTCACTGATCTCGTTTTCCCATCAATTTGAGTATGTCATAAATTATATGCACATACTACAATATCCCTGTCTCTTGAAAAAGGATTGGTTCTGCAATACTGACTGTTTTTTGATGTGTTTATTTGTTCTTAATTCTGGAACTGATGAATTTAGCGGACTTGAGTAAAAGTATAGGGGACTGTTCAAATGATTCTCCCTAACTATTGCTCTTCAAATAGGTTTTGCATATTTGGGGACAGATTTATCAAAATGCTAAGTTGCTTGTACCATATGCAGGTAGAAGTAACTCGACAAAATGCTTTAAGACATGGTACAAGATTTTTGTAGGCTAATTCCAGTGTGTGATTCCATTTACTTGCATGTTTTGGGTTGCAGTAAGTATCATGGTGGTGGATACTCTTCTATGCGACTGATAGTTCTAGATCCCTGTAAGATTCTTGTAGGATGCTTTAGTTTGATTCTGAAGCTCTATGTATAATGCTTTTATCAGATATATTGTAAGATTTGAGCTCGGGTTAAAGAAATTCTGAAACACAGAGCTGGATTAGATTGGTTGGATTGGAAAGTCTTAAAGTAATTGTTGGATCACAAGTGGCTGAATTAATCATTGTTGATTGATGCATGCACAGCGTAACAAAATTTTCGTTCACATTCTGATAGACCACGCATGATTCGATATTCTTTCTTTATGAAAGTTCTTCAGCTGCTTGTTGGTTTAATGGTTTTGATTAGTTATTGGTATTCTAGCCCTGATGGCACAAAGAATATTTTAGCAAGCATACTGGATATGGTTTTGCAGGTGGATATACCATCATTATTGTGCTATGATTATGGCCCTTGTTAGCCTCACGTGGGAAATTAAAGGACAGCCAAATTGTGCCCAGAAACAGGTTAGTGATAGACCTGTTAAATTctaattttccttttcttatttGCTTACTTACTAGCTAAGTTGTGTGCAGAAAGGAGTACAACTTTTTTTACAATGGGCAATGATGCAAGGAGTTGCAATGCTTCTACAGAACCGATATCAGCGCCAGAGGCTCTATACCCGTATCGCACTGGGAAAGGTAtcagcttttctttttttgtggtgTACATGTATGTACTAATTTGATACTTTGCAACTTAAATTATGATATTTCATTTACTAGTCTTTATACCTGTCATCTTCATCAAAGCCGTTATCCcaaaaaattagggtttggcTAAATGAATCTATTGGAGAAGTTAGTTGGAATTGGAGGTTGCCCAGCAAAATTCTATTTCGGGCCTTGTGCTCATAAGATTTAGAAAAGTTTTCCGCTGGAACCAGCATACTGCAACCCTCCTTTATCCGTGCTGAGTTGAATGGATAGCAGTTGTGTAGTACCTAGGATGTAGGGTTGGCTTGCTTATTTCtacttgttatatatatagaatttttTGTAATCTTTATTTTCTGTTACATTAGGCCAAGAGAATGGATGTTGTTTGGGGTGAAACTGCTGGCGTGGATGGCCAACTGTGGCTGTTGTGTCCTCTACTCTTCATTTTGCAGGTAAGTTGCTCAAGTTCTTTACCCTTGCCAATTTCTCAGATATAGAGACAGaatgtgttttttcttttgattttttttttcttgttctttcacCATTCTACAACCATGTGCATGGAATAATCACTTGAATGATGTTTTGAGTCTCAATTAACTATGTTAAcccaattaaaaaaagaattgaTTCACTTCCCAACTTTTAAGACCTAGTTGAAGACATCATAATCGGTGTAGTTCAATCCTAACGACATTGGTGTGACCTCACgttgatttagggttttgaggCATATGTGGGATTTTTGTTGCTGAAGACTGCATTTGTTGGGGTAGTCTCTGAATGGCAGGTAATGTTCTTATTATTTGTTTGAACATCTTCCTTCAATCAGCGCATGTAATGACATGTTTAAAATCACACgatttcaaatcaaaacaaagtTCAGTGATGGAAACTAATATTGGCAGGTAATCTTTTGCGGAGTCCTTTTCGTTGTGATGGCAGTTGGGAACTTCACAAACACAGTGGAAACTCTCATGGCAAAATCAAGGTTTAAGGCAAAGATGAAAAGAAGTAAGAGCAAGCCGGAATTGTAATAGAGCCCTCTTAAATCAAGGTTTAAGGCAAAGATGAAAAGAAGTAAGAGCAAGCCGGAATTGTAATAGAGCCCTCTTAATTGTTAGGGTTACTCTTTTTGGAGCTTCTTAGGATGTcaatactttttctttttctttttttctggaTCATTAACGTGTATGTTGAAACCTGGGGGATAATAGCTTCTTGGTAAGGTTTCATTTTGGCAACCACTTTTTTTCCATATCAATATTGTATGAACCTCTTGAGTGTTTTACCTGGAAATGAACAGAAAGGAAGCTTGAAATTAGTAGAGCTATTCCGTTGTTCGGTCCGGGTGCGCGTatccttgtcttctcttttaGTGCAGGTGAAGGCAAGAGCCTCTGTTGTTTTTCTGTGTCTATCAAAACAAAAGGATCCTCCCACCCCAGTTTCTTCTGGGTTTGTGCTCAGATTCTCTCAGTAAGTTTTAACAGCAAATTCCTTCTATGCTCTGTAGTGAGTCCTTGCCTGTGTTTCAGCCCAAGAGTCTTAATATGGGCCTTGTACATAACTTGCATGAGGAAGAATATGGATTCAATAGAATATGAAATAATAAGAAACGATATAGATATTAACTTTCAATAGAAGTTAGAGAAAGTAGATTCCCTTTCATTTTCTCATAGACTGAATAACCGATCACACACTTTTGAAACAAAGGCTCGAATGATGATGACATATATCATAAGGACACATAATTTGTAATCAAGAGCTAATGAGTTATCTGCACCACTTAATACTGCCTGCCTTGAGGTAATAATTTTCTATAACAGCATCAATGTATTAAAATCAATCATAACCAAGTGGAAATAAGAGAGTTTACAGAATCAATATGATCAAAGATAAATAAATTCTTATTATCCAAAGCTAATGTCAAAGCTTATTCCCTCTACACTTAGACCAATCCTTCCCATTTTCCCTATAAAAAGTACTTTATTCACCAACAAATTAATCAATAAATGGAAAGGAATGATCTGATTgatcaagagaagaaaaataaagaagaacatTTGACAGATGATAAAAGGAaccaaaagcaaaaaagaaagaagaaaaatgagaagTATAAAGGAAGAATTTATGGTGGTTAGGCCTTTTTATCTTGTTTGAGCTTCTGAACAAGTGTAGGTACATATGTTACACTCtggagctgctgctgctgctgctattGAACCATGGCCATGAAGGAGGGTGCTCCATTTCCTCCTCCATTAGAGGCGCCGCCTGTGTTCGGTCTTTGAAACTCTATCTTGTAATCCATCTTCCTCTCCTCTTCTaattcatcatcctcatcatcttcaATATCTTCATCTTCCACTTCAGTATTCTCACTATCAGCAGCAGCTTCCTCCGTCTTGTCATAGTCGTCAACCGTTAACTGTTGTCGCTGCTGCTGATGGgattgctgctgctgttgtgtCTGCCCTGCTTGCTTCTCCATTAACTCCTTCACAAGGTCTTCTGGCTTCAATATGAAAACAATAATCAATATGGTGGTGCAAGCCTCAATCTAATAACCACAAAACtaattaaactagcaagtgcaACATACTGTTTATATGACCAGGTTTAGCTATTTGGGACGATGAATCTCttaaaatatgatataaataatgtgaaatgccccaaaccAATACATTAACTTGTTGGATCGAACGAGCAAATAACTAATCTTTACATTGTATTGGAGTGGGAGGTCTTAGGTTCATATTTTAGATTTCGTAATTTAAACCCTCATCTATTATTGTTAGAACATACATTAAGTTAACTTATCGGGTTTCGTCGAATGACAAAGTAAAGAGAATCATGGTTATTAGGTTGAataacaaagtaactaatcgAATCATGGTTGAAAATTACAGAAGAAGTTACCTCCTCTGATGCTTCTCCTCCATTTCCTTCTTCAAAAAGGCTGCTTGCCAagcttacatttttgttttgtgacTCGGTGGAGGCTTGTTCTACGCGCGGTGATGGTGTCAAAACAGGCAAATTGCTCGGCCTTGTTGCCGGCAGAGGCTCAATGTTTGTGCTCTCCTGCTGCTGCCACTGCTCTGCAGTGCCACCGGTGCTTGAACCACCTCCTCCGCTGGTGCTGCTGACAACCTTTTTCGTATAAAGTGCGTCGAGTTGATGGTAGTAAGGGCAAGTCTTGGAGTCTTCCTGCCGTTTCTTATTACTTTCCTTCACTTTCTTAAAGTATTTGTTGATGTTCTCCCATTTTTCCTTGCATCTCTTGGAATTCCTCTTGTAACCCAACCTGGTCATCCCTGCTGAAATCTCTTCCCAGAGTGGACCTTTAGGACCCGCCTCTTGGTACCTTGATTCAAGCCCACTTCTCAAATTTATTAGCGCAAGAACCTCCGCCTTTGGCCATCTCGATGAGATGGATTCGTAGGTCCCGCCACCACTAACATCCTGGGGTGGAATTTGCTGCTCTAGTACTTCTGAAACAACTGATTGCGACTGTTGCTGTCGCGGTTGCTGCTGTTGTGGTACTGAtggtggtggcggcggcggcggcaTGGATGGGGTCAGGTGGATTGGCGGCACTGGCAGCGGTGGCGGAGTGAATGGGGGGATGGTGACAGGTTGAGGCAATTGGATGGTCTGCCCAGTAAGTTTCTGTAATAATGACACAATGGCGGCGTCTCTGGAAGAAGAGATGGCCCTCTCTTGAGCCATAAGCTCGTGTTCTCGGCTCAATCTTGCCATTTCTTGTCTCTTCCAAGCTTCCTCTCTGATCATTCTATCTTGCTCTCTCTTCTCAATTATCTCCAGAAACTTCTTCTGCATTGTCTCCTGTTTCTGCATCATCTGTTTCATTAGTTTCTCAAAGAACTCCATCATCCTCCTCGTAATGTTGCCACCGGGCCGCCTCTTCCTTTTGCGGCTGCTTTCAGCTGCGTTCAACCGTGGTTGTCGTTcaaattcatcatcatcctcatcatcatcatcatcttcatcttcatcgtcAGTACcctgagaagaagaagacgaactGTTCGACGAAAAGCCAACGCCAGCGGTAAACGCTGGAGGCGGAGCTGCAGACCCAGTAAGCGGCGTGGGCGGCAACGGCATGGCGGCAGTCAGATCATGAGGAAACACATTGAAAGACATCCGGACAGAAGTAGTAGTAGGGGgtggttgagtaattccaactgATGAGATCGGGATCCCAATAGAGACAGGAGAGACATCAAGGCTAGCGGAGGCTGCTACGGCCGTGGCGGTGGTAATCGGCATTGCCTGGGAGGCTAAAACGTGGTGGGTGCTGGTGGAGGCGGTGGCCGTGGCGGAGTTGGTGTTGTAGAGAGCTTCCAGCTGTTCGAAGAATTTATAGCTCTTGCCATCTTGACGACCGGCTCGGCCTTCCTTTGTTCGCTTGTAGTATTTGTGTACGTTCTCGaacttctctttgcattttttggCATTTCTTCTGTATCCAAGCTCCGCTAGTTTTCTATATCAGACGATAACAACACTTCAATTCAATAAACAAAAGTACTTATAATAACAAATCTctatctatacatatacatatacatatacatatattatatatatatatatatatatattactccaTAGATCGTCAACTTTATTGGATTTTTTATAGTTTTGATTATGATTAACATGATGAGAGAACCTCCCTCCCTTCGCTTTCATAGAATCAGGCCCACTACTGTCCTTGCACAATAATAATCTGCTGCTTAAGTAAATGACCACTGCAAGAAAAGTttagagggggagagagagagaatcagaaTGAAATTCCCTCTCgggattttcaatttttcattggAACTAATGAAGTAAGATAATGAAGGGAATTGGGTGAAATTCATGCAACAGATCAAGGCAATTTTCTGGATTTggagaaagcaaaagaaaagatGCCAAACTCGTGATTTGCGATGGAGAAAAAGGGATAgatggaagaagaaagaaacctGTACAgaatgagtgtgagtgtgagtgtgtgagagagagatcagacaggaaaatgaaaaataccCGACAAAGTTTTCAGTGATATTACTGTTCCACCCACATTAGGAAACCTTGAGATTGtatggaggaagaagaaatatGAGGTGGGTGTTGATAAA
This DNA window, taken from Tripterygium wilfordii isolate XIE 37 chromosome 20, ASM1340144v1, whole genome shotgun sequence, encodes the following:
- the LOC119987031 gene encoding trihelix transcription factor GTL1-like isoform X2 gives rise to the protein MQGGGGSQSLYGLSTSTAEITPPATAGCDSTHLMEQPVVAASPISSRPPAAASLDELMGLAEPAGADEDGLEGGGGGGGGGSGGGNRWPRQETLALIKIRTDMDTAFRDATVKGPLWEDVSRKLAELGYRRNAKKCKEKFENVHKYYKRTKEGRAGRQDGKSYKFFEQLEALYNTNSATATASTSTHHVLASQAMPITTATAVAASASLDVSPVSIGIPISSVGITQPPPTTTSVRMSFNVFPHDLTAAMPLPPTPLTGSAAPPPAFTAGVGFSSNSSSSSSQGTDDEDEDDDDDEDDDEFERQPRLNAAESSRKRKRRPGGNITRRMMEFFEKLMKQMMQKQETMQKKFLEIIEKREQDRMIREEAWKRQEMARLSREHELMAQERAISSSRDAAIVSLLQKLTGQTIQLPQPVTIPPFTPPPLPVPPIHLTPSMPPPPPPPSVPQQQQPRQQQSQSVVSEVLEQQIPPQDVSGGGTYESISSRWPKAEVLALINLRSGLESRYQEAGPKGPLWEEISAGMTRLGYKRNSKRCKEKWENINKYFKKVKESNKKRQEDSKTCPYYHQLDALYTKKVVSSTSGGGGSSTGGTAEQWQQQESTNIEPLPATRPSNLPVLTPSPRVEQASTESQNKNVSLASSLFEEGNGGEASEEKTL
- the LOC119987031 gene encoding trihelix transcription factor GTL1-like isoform X1, with the translated sequence MQGGGGSQSLYGLSTSTAEITPPATAGCDSTHLMEQPVVAASPISSRPPAAASLDELMGLAEPAGADEDGLEGGGGGGGGGSGGGNRWPRQETLALIKIRTDMDTAFRDATVKGPLWEDVSRKLAELGYRRNAKKCKEKFENVHKYYKRTKEGRAGRQDGKSYKFFEQLEALYNTNSATATASTSTHHVLASQAMPITTATAVAASASLDVSPVSIGIPISSVGITQPPPTTTSVRMSFNVFPHDLTAAMPLPPTPLTGSAAPPPAFTAGVGFSSNSSSSSSQGTDDEDEDDDDDEDDDEFERQPRLNAAESSRKRKRRPGGNITRRMMEFFEKLMKQMMQKQETMQKKFLEIIEKREQDRMIREEAWKRQEMARLSREHELMAQERAISSSRDAAIVSLLQKLTGQTIQLPQPVTIPPFTPPPLPVPPIHLTPSMPPPPPPPSVPQQQQPRQQQSQSVVSEVLEQQIPPQDVSGGGTYESISSRWPKAEVLALINLRSGLESRYQEAGPKGPLWEEISAGMTRLGYKRNSKRCKEKWENINKYFKKVKESNKKRQEDSKTCPYYHQLDALYTKKVVSSTSGGGGSSTGGTAEQWQQQESTNIEPLPATRPSNLPVLTPSPRVEQASTESQNKNVSLASSLFEEGNGGEASEEPEDLVKELMEKQAGQTQQQQQSHQQQRQQLTVDDYDKTEEAAADSENTEVEDEDIEDDEDDELEEERKMDYKIEFQRPNTGGASNGGGNGAPSFMAMVQ
- the LOC119987034 gene encoding transmembrane protein 120 homolog; translated protein: MENSAEQSPQKVEEEVGRVVELAKELQDSASTYISRTFSDENSLRQRALSLESSVRRLRSLLDSLLSNKLIDPKLADKLDDDLQRARCLLHDGDAATFLPSKPQAAFLRMFLGPINVRASRKDVQLKVKEEYNSYRDRTALLFLIFPATLLILRSWIWNGCFPTFPVQLYQAWLLFLYTGLALRENILRVNGSDIRLWWIYHHYCAMIMALVSLTWEIKGQPNCAQKQKGVQLFLQWAMMQGVAMLLQNRYQRQRLYTRIALGKAKRMDVVWGETAGVDGQLWLLCPLLFILQGFEAYVGFLLLKTAFVGVVSEWQVIFCGVLFVVMAVGNFTNTVETLMAKSRFKAKMKRSKSKPEL